The following proteins come from a genomic window of Suricata suricatta isolate VVHF042 chromosome 5, meerkat_22Aug2017_6uvM2_HiC, whole genome shotgun sequence:
- the DYRK1A gene encoding dual specificity tyrosine-phosphorylation-regulated kinase 1A isoform X4, which translates to MPDIVMLQRRMPQTFRDPAAAPLRKLSVDLIKTYKHINEVYYAKKKRRHQQGQGDDSSHKKERKVYNDGYDDDNYDYIVKNGEKWMDRYEIDSLIGKGSFGQVVKAYDRVEQEWVAIKIIKNKKAFLNQAQIEVRLLELMNKHDTEMKYYIVHLKRHFMFRNHLCLVFEMLSYNLYDLLRNTNFRGVSLNLTRKFAQQMCTALLFLATPELSIIHCDLKPENILLCNPKRSAIKIVDFGSSCQLGQRIYQYIQSRFYRSPEVLLGMPYDLAIDMWSLGCILVEMHTGEPLFSGANEVDQMNKIVEVLSIPPAHILDQAPKARKFFEKLPDGTWNLKKTKDGKREYKPPGTRKLHNILGVETGGPGGRRAGESGHTVADYLKFKDLILRMLDYDPKTRIQPYYALQHSFFKKTADEGTNTSNSVSTSPAMEQSQSSGTTSSTSSSSGGSSGTSNSGRARSDPTHQHRHSGGHFTAAVQAMDCETHSPQVRQQFPAPLGWSGTEAPTQVPVETHPVQETTFHVAPPQNALHHHHGNSSHHHHHHHHHHHHGQQALGNRTRPRVYNSPTNSSSTQDSMEVGHSHHSMTSLSSSTTSSSTSSSSTGNQGNQAYQNRPVAANTLDFGQNGAMDVNLTVYSNPRQETGLTGHPTYQFTTTGPAHYITEGRLTMRQGTDREESPMAGVCVQQSSVASS; encoded by the exons ATGCCTGATATTGTCATGTTACAGAGGCGGATGCCCCAAACTTTCCGTGATCCAGCAGCTGCTCCCCTGAGAAAACTTTCTGTTGACTTGATCAAAACCTATAAGCATATTAATGAG GTTTACTATGCAAAAAAGAAGCGAAGACACCAACAGGGCCAGGGAGACGATTCTAGTCATAAGAAGGAGCGGAAGGTTTACAATGATGGTTATGATGATGATAACTATGATTATATTGTAAAAAACGGAGAGAAGTGGATGGACCGTTATGAAATTGACTCCTTGATAGGCAAAGGTTCCTTTGGACAG gTCGTAAAAGCCTATGATCGTGTGGAGCAAGAATGGGTtgccattaaaataataaagaacaagaaGGCTTTTCTGAATCAAGCCCAGATAGAAGTGCGACTTCTTGAGCTCATGAACAAACATGACACTGAAATGAAATACTACATAG tgcaTTTGAAACGCCACTTTATGTTTCGAAACCATCTCTGTTTAGTTTTTGAAATGCTGTCCTACAACCTCTATGACTTGTTGAGGAACACCAATTTTCGAGGTGTCTCTTTGAACCTAACACGAAAGTTTGCACAACAGATGTGCACTGCACTGCTTTTCCTCGCGACTCCAGAACTTAGTATCATTCACTGTGACCTAAAACCTGAGAATATCCTTCTTTGTAACCCCAAACGCAGTGCAATCAAGATCGTTGACTTTGGCAGTTCTTGTCAACTGGGGCAGAGG ATATACCAGTATATTCAGAGTCGCTTTTATCGGTCTCCAGAGGTGCTACTGGGAATGCCTTACGACCTTGCTATCGACATGTGGTCCCTTGGGTGTATTTTGGTTGAAATGCACACTGGAGAACCTCTGTTCAGTGGAGCCAATGAG GTAGATCAGATGAATAAAATAGTGGAAGTCCTGAGTATTCCACCTGCTCATATTCTTGACCAAGCACCAAAAGCAAGAAAGTTCTTTGAGAAGTTGCCAGATGGCACTTGGAACTTAAAGAAGACCAAAGATGGAAAACGG gAGTATAAACCACCAGGAACCCGTAAACTTCATAATATTCTTGGAGTAGAGACAGGAGGACCAGGCGGGCGTCGTGCTGGGGAGTCGGGTCATACTGTGGCTGACTACTTGAAGTTCAAAGACCTCATTTTAAGGATGCTTGATTATGACCCCAAAACTCGAATTCAACCTTACTATGCCCTGCAGCACAGTTTTTTCAAGAAAACAGCTGACGAAGGTACAAACACAAGCAACAGTGTGTCCACGAGCCCTGCGATGGAGCAGTCCCAGTCCTCCGGCACCACCTCCAGCACGTCCTCCAGCTCAG GTGGATCGTCGGGGACGAGCAACAGTGGGAGAGCCAGGTCAGACCCGACGCACCAGCACCGGCACAGCGGCGGACACTTCACAGCTGCCGTCCAGGCTATGGACTGTGAGACTCACAGTCCCCAG GTGCGTCAACAGTTTCCTGCTCCCCTTGGTTGGTCAGGCACTGAAGCTCCTACACAGGTCCCTGTTGAAACTCATCCTGTTCAAGAAACAACCTTTCATGTCGCCCCTCCACAGAATGCATTGCATCATCACCATGGAAACAGttcccatcaccaccaccaccaccaccaccaccaccaccacggaCAGCAAGCCTTGGGCAACCGGACCAGGCCAAGGGTCTACAATTCTCCAACGAATAGCTCCTCTACCCAGGATTCTATGGAGGTCGGCCATAGTCACCACTCCATGACATCCCTGTCTTCCTCTACTACTTCTTCCTCTACATCTTCCTCCTCTACTGGGAATCAAGGCAATCAGGCCTACCAGAATCGCCCGGTGGCTGCTAACACCTTGGACTTTGGACAGAATGGAGCTATGGACGTTAATTTAACCGTCTACTCCAACCCCCGCCAAGAGACTGGCCTAACTGGACACCCCACGTACCAATTTACTACTACAGGCCCTGCGCATTACATAACTGAGGGGCGTCTGACGATGAGGCAAGGGACCGACAGAGAAGAGTCCCCCATGGCAGGAGTCTGTGTGCAACAGAGTTCTGTAGCCAGCTCGTGA
- the DYRK1A gene encoding dual specificity tyrosine-phosphorylation-regulated kinase 1A isoform X3: MHTGGETSACKPSSVRLAPSFSFHAAGLQMAGQMPHSHQYSDRRQPNISDQQVSALSYSEQIQQPLPNQVMPDIVMLQRRMPQTFRDPAAAPLRKLSVDLIKTYKHINEVYYAKKKRRHQQGQGDDSSHKKERKVYNDGYDDDNYDYIVKNGEKWMDRYEIDSLIGKGSFGQVVKAYDRVEQEWVAIKIIKNKKAFLNQAQIEVRLLELMNKHDTEMKYYIVHLKRHFMFRNHLCLVFEMLSYNLYDLLRNTNFRGVSLNLTRKFAQQMCTALLFLATPELSIIHCDLKPENILLCNPKRSAIKIVDFGSSCQLGQRIYQYIQSRFYRSPEVLLGMPYDLAIDMWSLGCILVEMHTGEPLFSGANEVDQMNKIVEVLSIPPAHILDQAPKARKFFEKLPDGTWNLKKTKDGKREYKPPGTRKLHNILGVETGGPGGRRAGESGHTVADYLKFKDLILRMLDYDPKTRIQPYYALQHSFFKKTADEGTNTSNSVSTSPAMEQSQSSGTTSSTSSSSGGSSGTSNSGRARSDPTHQHRHSGGHFTAAVQAMDCETHSPQVRQQFPAPLGWSGTEAPTQVPVETHPVQETTFHVAPPQNALHHHHGNSSHHHHHHHHHHHHGQQALGNRTRPRVYNSPTNSSSTQDSMEVGHSHHSMTSLSSSTTSSSTSSSSTGNQGNQAYQNRPVAANTLDFGQNGAMDVNLTVYSNPRQETGLTGHPTYQFTTTGPAHYITEGRLTMRQGTDREESPMAGVCVQQSSVASS; the protein is encoded by the exons ATGCCTGATATTGTCATGTTACAGAGGCGGATGCCCCAAACTTTCCGTGATCCAGCAGCTGCTCCCCTGAGAAAACTTTCTGTTGACTTGATCAAAACCTATAAGCATATTAATGAG GTTTACTATGCAAAAAAGAAGCGAAGACACCAACAGGGCCAGGGAGACGATTCTAGTCATAAGAAGGAGCGGAAGGTTTACAATGATGGTTATGATGATGATAACTATGATTATATTGTAAAAAACGGAGAGAAGTGGATGGACCGTTATGAAATTGACTCCTTGATAGGCAAAGGTTCCTTTGGACAG gTCGTAAAAGCCTATGATCGTGTGGAGCAAGAATGGGTtgccattaaaataataaagaacaagaaGGCTTTTCTGAATCAAGCCCAGATAGAAGTGCGACTTCTTGAGCTCATGAACAAACATGACACTGAAATGAAATACTACATAG tgcaTTTGAAACGCCACTTTATGTTTCGAAACCATCTCTGTTTAGTTTTTGAAATGCTGTCCTACAACCTCTATGACTTGTTGAGGAACACCAATTTTCGAGGTGTCTCTTTGAACCTAACACGAAAGTTTGCACAACAGATGTGCACTGCACTGCTTTTCCTCGCGACTCCAGAACTTAGTATCATTCACTGTGACCTAAAACCTGAGAATATCCTTCTTTGTAACCCCAAACGCAGTGCAATCAAGATCGTTGACTTTGGCAGTTCTTGTCAACTGGGGCAGAGG ATATACCAGTATATTCAGAGTCGCTTTTATCGGTCTCCAGAGGTGCTACTGGGAATGCCTTACGACCTTGCTATCGACATGTGGTCCCTTGGGTGTATTTTGGTTGAAATGCACACTGGAGAACCTCTGTTCAGTGGAGCCAATGAG GTAGATCAGATGAATAAAATAGTGGAAGTCCTGAGTATTCCACCTGCTCATATTCTTGACCAAGCACCAAAAGCAAGAAAGTTCTTTGAGAAGTTGCCAGATGGCACTTGGAACTTAAAGAAGACCAAAGATGGAAAACGG gAGTATAAACCACCAGGAACCCGTAAACTTCATAATATTCTTGGAGTAGAGACAGGAGGACCAGGCGGGCGTCGTGCTGGGGAGTCGGGTCATACTGTGGCTGACTACTTGAAGTTCAAAGACCTCATTTTAAGGATGCTTGATTATGACCCCAAAACTCGAATTCAACCTTACTATGCCCTGCAGCACAGTTTTTTCAAGAAAACAGCTGACGAAGGTACAAACACAAGCAACAGTGTGTCCACGAGCCCTGCGATGGAGCAGTCCCAGTCCTCCGGCACCACCTCCAGCACGTCCTCCAGCTCAG GTGGATCGTCGGGGACGAGCAACAGTGGGAGAGCCAGGTCAGACCCGACGCACCAGCACCGGCACAGCGGCGGACACTTCACAGCTGCCGTCCAGGCTATGGACTGTGAGACTCACAGTCCCCAG GTGCGTCAACAGTTTCCTGCTCCCCTTGGTTGGTCAGGCACTGAAGCTCCTACACAGGTCCCTGTTGAAACTCATCCTGTTCAAGAAACAACCTTTCATGTCGCCCCTCCACAGAATGCATTGCATCATCACCATGGAAACAGttcccatcaccaccaccaccaccaccaccaccaccaccacggaCAGCAAGCCTTGGGCAACCGGACCAGGCCAAGGGTCTACAATTCTCCAACGAATAGCTCCTCTACCCAGGATTCTATGGAGGTCGGCCATAGTCACCACTCCATGACATCCCTGTCTTCCTCTACTACTTCTTCCTCTACATCTTCCTCCTCTACTGGGAATCAAGGCAATCAGGCCTACCAGAATCGCCCGGTGGCTGCTAACACCTTGGACTTTGGACAGAATGGAGCTATGGACGTTAATTTAACCGTCTACTCCAACCCCCGCCAAGAGACTGGCCTAACTGGACACCCCACGTACCAATTTACTACTACAGGCCCTGCGCATTACATAACTGAGGGGCGTCTGACGATGAGGCAAGGGACCGACAGAGAAGAGTCCCCCATGGCAGGAGTCTGTGTGCAACAGAGTTCTGTAGCCAGCTCGTGA